In Aliamphritea ceti, a single window of DNA contains:
- a CDS encoding AzlC family ABC transporter permease — protein MAHQASPRQEFLQGAKATLPLIVGAIPFGIIFGTLAEPSGLSALAALAMSVIVFAGSSQFIVLGLLAAGAALPVIIATTFVVNLRHLLYSANLVPKVRHLPLRWRIPLAFGLTDETFAAVSNRYLRHDDLQHAHWFYLGSFLAMYSNWVLCTGIGVMLGEVFPGMVNWGLDFAMSVTFIGMVVPYLTNRPMWAAVIVAGAMAIACVALPHKLGLLVAALCGIAVGVSLHWLQQNKKAKHASTCQGGQSYE, from the coding sequence ATGGCGCATCAAGCATCGCCACGGCAGGAGTTTTTACAGGGTGCGAAAGCTACACTGCCATTAATAGTTGGCGCGATTCCCTTCGGTATTATCTTTGGTACTTTGGCTGAACCAAGTGGCTTGTCGGCTCTGGCTGCACTGGCAATGTCAGTGATTGTATTTGCCGGTTCTTCGCAGTTCATCGTTTTGGGACTGCTGGCGGCAGGTGCGGCTTTGCCGGTAATTATCGCAACAACCTTTGTGGTGAATTTACGTCATTTACTCTATTCGGCAAACCTGGTGCCAAAGGTTAGGCATTTACCATTGCGCTGGCGTATTCCGCTGGCATTCGGTTTAACGGATGAAACCTTTGCAGCAGTGAGTAACCGTTATTTGCGCCATGATGATCTGCAACATGCACACTGGTTTTACCTGGGGTCATTCCTGGCGATGTATTCTAACTGGGTGCTCTGTACAGGTATTGGCGTCATGCTCGGTGAAGTGTTTCCGGGGATGGTGAACTGGGGGCTGGACTTTGCAATGTCAGTTACTTTTATTGGTATGGTCGTACCGTATCTGACTAACCGGCCGATGTGGGCGGCGGTAATTGTTGCCGGCGCTATGGCAATTGCCTGCGTTGCTTTACCTCATAAGCTAGGGCTGCTGGTTGCTGCTCTTTGTGGCATTGCTGTAGGTGTTTCACTCCATTGGTTGCAACAAAATAAGAAGGCGAAGCACGCATCGACATGCCAGGGGGGGCAGAGCTATGAATGA